The nucleotide window AACCGTCAAAATTCAAGAATAACcggccaaaaacgctgaaaactAAAACCGCATGAAGTTTGCGGCTCGAGACAAAACTTGCGGCCCGCGACATGATTGTTTTCCAGAATCAGAAACTTTGCTTTCTTCATTCGTGACCCGCGAGTTTTGTCTTCACAAAACCAGTAGCTTTGGACATTTCTCGCGAGACACTGCAAATCTCGCGACCCGCGAACCCGTAATCCATCTTTTCCATGATAAAGACTAGTTCGAGTCACCAACCATCAAAAGTTGCTGTAATGAATGCAGCTGAATTTACGTGGTGAATGTGTGGAAATAGTATTCAAAAGCTTATGTAATAATCAAAGTTATCTTGTTGTGTAGCGAGGTATATGGTTGCGTTGTTGCCtattattattgtataaaataatttggCATTTCATTGTTTTTGATGTTGTCATGGTAAATTCAGTATAATGTATGTGTTATGATTATGTGGTTGAAGATGTAGTTTCTGTTGTGGTAAGACTGTAAGAGTTGATGTGATTTAATGCTATTTTTGTAGGTTTCTAGCAAAATAAAGCAGAGATTTTACTAGAGATATGGAAGTGGATACAAAAAGTTCACTTAAAGGACGTCAAGGTACCTCCTTTAAGAAAAAGGGGTTGAACAAGAAAGGAAAATGGGGTAACTTTAGGAAGGAACATTTAGAGAATACTCAGATTCCTAACCCTACTGATACTGTTTATCGGATTCTTTGCCCGTCGTTAAAAATTGGTAGTGTTATTGGTAAAGGCGGtggcataataaaaaaattgagagAAGAGACTAGGGCAAAAATAACTGTTTTCGACTCGGTTCCAGGATCAGAAGAGCGGGTGATTATGATATATAGTCCCCCTGAAAAGAGCTCCAAAGAAGAGACTGATCAGGCGAATGAGATTTCTATGCCACCGCATTGTCCCGCTCAAGAAGCTCTTTTGAGAGTTCATGAAAGGATTATTGAGGAAGACTTGGTTGCTGGAAGGGAAAATGGCGAAGATAAAACCTGCACTGTTACTGTTCGTCTTCTTGTTCCGAATAATATGGTAGGATGTCTTATTGGTAAAGGTGGAGATGTTATTCAAAAACTGAGGACTGATATTGGTGTCGGCATACGTGTGTTTCCCCCCGAGCATCTTCCGTCATGTGCTCTGCATACTGATGAACTTGTGCAGGTAATTACTTTTGTATGTGATGCTATACCTATTGCCTAATTTTTTTGCTGTCTCCCATAAAATTAAATCGGTTTTTTTAAAGGTCTCAACTTATTTGAGCTTGATAAGAACAAAAACACAAGTTATGGGGCCTATTGATTAGATTGCATTAGTTATTCACATAACTTTCTAAATGCTTTCCTTGGAAGTGTTTGTGTTGTAAACAAGTGGAGTAGTACACTGCAATAATGTGTTTTATTATATCATTGTGGGCGCTAGTCTTTACTTGTGCTGCAAGCCCTTTCGAATTTTTTCTTTCCCGAACCTTTTCTTAGCACTCGTCTTCCAATGGATATTTAAACCAATGTCATAATACTTGTCTTGTTTTTTTTCCGTAGGTCTTATCACCTTATGCATTATTTTCATGCAAATCAGCATACAACTTGCTCCATCTTCACTCCCACATTTCTGCTAGCGTATTACTACAAATTAGATCTTCCCATCATTGAAATTAATTGTAagattattgttttgttttaatggTACTAATTTCTTCCTTCCCTTTAAAATTGGAGATTGTGTtgtgttcatttttttttattaattttcctgTTCAAAATCCTACCAAGTGACTTGCATCTTGCCAGGGTTTGAGGGGTTGGATATATGCAACCTTGCATTGtataacaaagagattgtttgTATTGTCATGATGGCATACATTTTCTGTTATGTGTTTTTCATGTTTGCTTGTGCTATTTAGTGATTGGATTCTTTGCTAACTGTGTGATTTGTGCATTGCACAATTCATGATCAtgatttctctttttcttcACGTTTTACAGATGCAAGGAAATCCGGATATTCTGAAGAGAGCTCTTTATGAAGTTTCAACTTTGCTGCATCAGAATCCACGCAAGGAGAAAGCTTTGAATGTTGCCTTGCACTCTCGCGGCCCAGGTTTTTATACAGCAGGGCCGCCTCCAATGAACATGCCTCCATTTCGTGGAGGGGACCCCATGTGGTCTCAACGAGATGCTTCTCGACACATGCCGCCGCCACCATGGATGGAGGACTATCCTCGCTTTCGTAGTTTTGATCAAGGAGCTTCTGATGATGATCTGATGAGGTCTGGTGTTGAATATTCAGGTGAATTTTCCATAAAGATTTTATGTTCAGTCAGTAAGATTGGGGGAGTGATTGGCAAAGGAGGCATCAATGTAAGACAGTTACAGCAAGACACTGGTAGTAGTATCCATGTTGAAGATGCATCTTCCGAGTCAGAAGAGCGCATAATACGTATTTCCGCTTTTGAGGTAAATCACCATTTTCATCTCTGCATTGATTGAAGGAACTGGCTGATTGCCATTCCTACCAGAAGTCATTCTTCAATTGTTCATTTCTGGCATTGTAATATTTGCTCATGCTTGAGACTTGGTTATTTAGTACTATTAATCTCTATATGGCTTTGTCCAGACTTTACAAACCCAAAGATCACATGCCATTGATGcagttcttcttcttcaaaacaaAGTAAGCGATGTTTCTGAGAAGGGTATAGTTACTACGAGATTGCTGGTTCCTTCTAATAAGGTTGGCTGCCTTCTTGGTCAAGGAGgtacaattatcaatgaaatgaGAAGGAGAACACAGGCAGACATACGTGTTTGTTCTAAGGATGAAAAGCCCGAGTGTGCTTCAGAAGATGAAGAGCTTGTGCAGGTAACAAAGTCAACAAACATTTCATGGTGATattaatattagttttatttatgtAGTCTGTTATCTCAGTATTGCTAATTTTGTTGGAACGTACTCATGTCAAGTTTaaattttctttgtagattTCAGGAAGTTTTGCAGTAGCCAAAGATGCTTTGGCTGAAATTGCATCCAGGCTGCGGGTAAGATGCTTGAGGGATTCTGGTACTGCAACAGAACCAGCTCCACCTCCTTCAAGACCTGTCCAAGGATATGGCACCCCTGGAGGTTTTCATCGGGGAGGACCCCGAGCACCTGGTCCAGTGGGAATGGGCTTCTCTGGCAGTTACAATTCTGTCGAGGTAAATCCCTTTTTGTTATGGATAATCTGTTAGTGTTACTCATGTTTCCTGGAGCAAGGTAGACTTGTAGTGGGTAGCCCCTGTTCTATCATGGCATATTGGCATGAAGCCAAGGAAAAGAAGGAAACATCAAAGATAGTAGGTTTACGGTTTACCTTATTCTTATTTACGAGTGAAGATGGATGGTTCATTTATGACTATATATTAAAGAATCTGCTGATGATAAATACATATATGGAACCTCTTAATTCGACGTGGAACAAATTTATCGAAtgtgattgttaattttttttagcttttatgtCTGCTTCAGACATATTCTTTGTCTGTATAGTAATGGTTAATTGTTATCTACAAGACATCAAATGATTTCTATTCTATAACTTATAAAGCCTGATTAGGTTTACAGAAGGCTGTTTAAAGCAATTTGAGATGAACTTTATGAACACAGCAAAGCACTTCGGTGCaggtatataattaaaattactatGAGAAGTTCTCTGCCATGACTTCTAATCTCTGCTAATCTAAATAAGTAGTAATGTCTAATGTGACAAAACACTTAAGAAGACGTTGACAAACATTCTCTACCACCAATTCGTAGTTGGCTTTTCATAGTTATAGAAGCCTGATAATGAACTAGCATTGTAGAGTTGTGGGGATGGCATCATGATTCAGTTAGGAGTATGTGTTTGCACAAATAGACACATAAGAGTTAAAAAGGATATAAAAGTTGTATAAAGAAGTGTACAGTAGAGAAAGGCATCTGCTATCTAAATTTTATGAGAATGAAAGTTTCTGATATGAGAATGAAAGTTTGTTATTGAACTTTTAGTTTCTGTATGTTTAGTTAACTTTTATTAATACAAATCATAGCTTCCTTTTATTGGCAAAACTCCATGTCAACATCTCTGAAATTGACTGCTTAGTGCTGCAAGGAAGCCAGATTGTTTTGTTCAGTTTTGACAGTTTTTTAATTGACGTAATGAAGGAGTTATGGCTATAAGATTATCCTGATACCTGTGATCTTGTTTTATTGTTAGCACTGTCATATTCCTATTGTAACTTTCAGTTTGATCATCAATTTTGTGCATCTTCTATAAGCTCTTATTATGTCTGACTGTCAATTGTCATATTCCTTCTGTAACTTTcagtttgataaatttttaagagagaTCCTACATGGAGCATGCCCCATAAGCTCTTCTTATTAACTACTGACAGATCATCAATGAGCTTGCTAGTTGTCACTGGTCGGCATACCCTTTGTGAGATGCTGAGAGTTTAACTAAAGACCAGTGGATATGGCTGGACATGATGTAGTTTGTTACACCTCTTTCGCCCTTTTATCTCACTGGCCATTTATCCTTGCCACTCCATCCACTGCCTGCCTTGGTCATCAGTCATCAGTCATCACTCTTCAAACCTCCATCATGTTTGCTGCTCTCCCTTAATTAGAGTTCATTTCTCTTTGCCACTGAAACGGGGTTACGCAGAGCAGAGTACTCTAGAAAATAGGGTTCATTAAAGGGAATGGGGAGGACTACTTGTAAAGTATATGAAAGACGAGTACACAagttttttttctaatattttataaCTAATACTAGATCACCTAAAAATTCTTAAACATAATGTTGCCTTCAAGTCAAAACTTAGCACCAAGTTCTGATACAGGAAAGGTTCATCGATTTTAGACGAAGTTTGCGAAACATTAGATAGTTCTTAGTTTCTGGTGTTGTGCTCTTGATTCTAAGGAAATTTTATCCGAgaattattgaaaattatggTCATTTGCGGTATGAGAGCAAGagagttttaatattcaataaatGCTATAATTAAATGGGTTACACTCATGCCGATTGTTGGAGATGAGTATGTGTGAAAAATGTGATTTGAGTATGTGGATTTGTTGCTTTGACATGTATTCCCATGGCTACCAAGATGGTGGTGAAGATCATGTAGTTGACGGCCAGTAGTGGGATGAAAGAGGAAGGAATTCCTAAGATGTTAGTGTAGTGCAAGTGCACGAGTTATTATAATGGGGCTAAATGAAGTAGTATAACGGTTTGTTTAAGCACAATGGTACTGGGTTATTGCATCGCTTCTTGGGCACCTTAAGGAACCTCAACTTATGAATCATGGTTATGATATTCATAAAACAGAGTTCCTCTTATTACGTTAATATGAGACCTTATGCATtacaaatgtttttttatttcagCTTGTTTACATATTTGATTTAGTTTAGTATGTTGAGTCAATTATAATGGGCTTCTTGTTGTGAAGATATGGATGGTTATGATTCATCTAATGTCTTTGCATCAGAGCATCTCATATCTTCGTTAAGGCTTGCTAGTAGTGTGTTGTGGGTTTTCGGCTTTTATCAGTTAGTTAATTTGCTTCGATGCACTGAAAAACAAGTACAGATCCTCCCATTTTTGTTCTGATCACTGAACTATTTAATGCAGTTAGACAATGGTTTGTAGAGCTGTATTCATTGAACAATTAGTCCTTAGATATTCTTAATTTTGTGTACGCAACAAGATGAAAAGTTTACTGTTTATCATGTGTATTTATGTATAATGCAGTTAATAGTAAGTGTTGAACCTTTTCTTGCTTTCCCTTAGGGCGGCGTGCACGACCACAAGCCTCCTAGTTACACTGGCCAACCAAGTGCATCTAGGTACTGTTAAATTTAACGTAGACCTTGTGTTTTAAGCAATTTTTTAATGTTCCATAGTTGATGTTTATTATTAGAATTTCAATGTGTTTTGAACTGCTTGTGCAGGGCTCCAAATCTTAATAGTTCTGCTGAGGTTCACTACCCTAGTAGTGGGATAGGATCTGCTCCTTGGGGAGGGAGCTACTATGCCCATACGTCTGAGGTATGCTATTACTATATCTGATACATAATGTATGGCTGCGTCTCGTTTTTTTCTTGGTGTAGGAGAGacactataaaaaaaaaggttCACAGTTTTAGAGCTAAAATACTCCATTCATGGCCATGGATCCTTGTTCTCGTCTTGAA belongs to Amaranthus tricolor cultivar Red isolate AtriRed21 chromosome 17, ASM2621246v1, whole genome shotgun sequence and includes:
- the LOC130804682 gene encoding KH domain-containing protein At4g18375-like, yielding MEVDTKSSLKGRQGTSFKKKGLNKKGKWGNFRKEHLENTQIPNPTDTVYRILCPSLKIGSVIGKGGGIIKKLREETRAKITVFDSVPGSEERVIMIYSPPEKSSKEETDQANEISMPPHCPAQEALLRVHERIIEEDLVAGRENGEDKTCTVTVRLLVPNNMVGCLIGKGGDVIQKLRTDIGVGIRVFPPEHLPSCALHTDELVQMQGNPDILKRALYEVSTLLHQNPRKEKALNVALHSRGPGFYTAGPPPMNMPPFRGGDPMWSQRDASRHMPPPPWMEDYPRFRSFDQGASDDDLMRSGVEYSGEFSIKILCSVSKIGGVIGKGGINVRQLQQDTGSSIHVEDASSESEERIIRISAFETLQTQRSHAIDAVLLLQNKVSDVSEKGIVTTRLLVPSNKVGCLLGQGGTIINEMRRRTQADIRVCSKDEKPECASEDEELVQISGSFAVAKDALAEIASRLRVRCLRDSGTATEPAPPPSRPVQGYGTPGGFHRGGPRAPGPVGMGFSGSYNSVEGGVHDHKPPSYTGQPSASRAPNLNSSAEVHYPSSGIGSAPWGGSYYAHTSEAPAMVMKHHDPYLTGSDTMGHIRGGSDRYPAAQASYNTYSGPNNPHPGSYPDPTGQGSYYNIPPQQTAYQSSYQNHNEIRHQQQNNAP